Proteins from a genomic interval of Desulfofustis limnaeus:
- the recJ gene encoding single-stranded-DNA-specific exonuclease RecJ, producing the protein MAQQPSIALHPAIRAYFQQRGMVDEEEIATYLLPTLAELPDPSLLHSMRQAVALIVQALEEQWDILVWGDYDVDGITATALLVHFFQDLGVAVQHHIPNRLTEGYGLNKRRLTSLAEQMKARKLLITVDCGIANHLEVHMAKKLGFEVIVTDHHNLAGSLPAAGAVINPKQRDCTFPGKELAGVGVAFYLAAAVRSKLNKHGNKESSKINLKSFLDMVSIGTIADVMPLVGINRVLAKGGFEVLGQGRRKGISFLLHELGLNPTLMSGENVSFQIAPVINAAGRLGQPEVALELLLCQDEGLLKRLTDQLIELNTKRKELALRDLENALSMVDSLSIERHKCIVVSGPFHEGILGITAARLVELFRVPALVCTQTENADGLLKGSARAPLGFHLYEAMERCRSCLHSFGGHAAAAGFSVQKEALPSLLRDFAAVANEDGVRNDRLSTEMRPLPLTIDEALDRRLLHNLAQLEPTGEGNPKPIFYDDRVMLVSLSRFGRDKEHFRALVRGRYQNVPVIGFGLGDKAADIDTSSSCVLSYTHMIDSYNGKTSWKIRAENIWQ; encoded by the coding sequence ATGGCGCAACAACCCAGCATCGCTCTTCATCCAGCTATCCGAGCCTATTTTCAGCAGCGCGGCATGGTCGACGAAGAGGAAATCGCGACTTATCTGCTACCGACCTTGGCAGAATTGCCTGACCCTTCATTGCTGCACTCGATGCGACAAGCCGTTGCCCTCATTGTTCAAGCGCTTGAAGAGCAGTGGGATATTCTGGTTTGGGGTGACTATGATGTGGACGGCATAACCGCCACGGCCTTGCTGGTTCACTTCTTCCAGGATCTGGGTGTTGCGGTTCAGCACCATATCCCAAACCGTTTGACCGAAGGGTACGGACTCAACAAGCGACGATTGACCTCGCTCGCCGAACAGATGAAAGCTCGGAAGCTGTTGATCACCGTTGATTGCGGTATCGCCAATCACCTTGAGGTGCATATGGCGAAAAAACTGGGGTTTGAGGTGATCGTGACGGACCATCACAACCTGGCTGGATCTCTTCCGGCGGCGGGGGCGGTGATCAATCCGAAGCAACGGGACTGCACCTTTCCCGGCAAGGAGTTGGCCGGCGTCGGCGTCGCATTTTATCTGGCCGCAGCGGTTCGATCTAAACTAAATAAGCACGGCAATAAAGAATCATCAAAAATAAATTTAAAGTCATTTCTCGATATGGTCAGCATCGGCACCATTGCCGATGTGATGCCGCTGGTGGGAATCAACCGAGTTCTGGCAAAAGGTGGATTCGAGGTGCTTGGCCAGGGAAGGCGCAAAGGCATTTCGTTTTTGCTGCACGAACTCGGGTTGAACCCCACCCTGATGAGCGGTGAAAACGTCTCCTTCCAGATCGCGCCGGTCATCAATGCCGCTGGTCGGCTCGGCCAGCCGGAAGTCGCCCTGGAATTGCTCCTCTGTCAGGACGAGGGTTTACTGAAGAGATTGACCGACCAGTTGATCGAGTTGAACACGAAACGCAAGGAGCTGGCGCTGAGGGACCTAGAAAATGCCTTATCTATGGTTGATAGCTTATCGATAGAAAGGCATAAATGCATAGTCGTAAGTGGTCCTTTCCATGAAGGCATTCTCGGCATTACCGCGGCGCGACTGGTGGAGTTGTTTCGGGTCCCGGCGCTGGTGTGCACTCAGACGGAGAATGCCGACGGTTTATTGAAAGGATCAGCGCGTGCGCCACTTGGCTTTCATTTGTATGAAGCCATGGAACGCTGTCGCTCTTGCCTGCATTCTTTTGGTGGGCACGCAGCCGCTGCCGGTTTTTCCGTCCAGAAAGAGGCGCTTCCCTCGTTGCTCAGAGACTTTGCAGCTGTTGCCAACGAGGATGGTGTCCGGAACGATCGATTGTCGACTGAGATGAGGCCGCTACCGTTGACGATCGATGAGGCTCTTGACCGCCGGCTTTTGCATAACCTTGCGCAACTGGAACCAACCGGGGAAGGGAACCCCAAGCCGATCTTCTATGATGACCGGGTTATGCTTGTCTCCCTCTCCCGATTCGGCAGGGACAAGGAGCATTTCCGAGCCTTGGTTCGCGGAAGGTATCAGAACGTGCCGGTCATAGGCTTTGGTCTTGGCGACAAAGCAGCCGATATCGACACGAGTTCCTCCTGCGTTCTTTCGTACACCCATATGATTGACTCATATAACGGCAAGACCAGCTGGAAGATACGGGCGGAAAACATTTGGCAATAA
- the purB gene encoding adenylosuccinate lyase — protein MYTVYQEPLVSRYTSREMQYLFSEEKKFTTWRKCWLALAEAQYELGLTDLISVEMLDEMRANLDNIDYRLAQEKEREIRHDVMAHVFEFGTKCPRAEGIIHLGATSQFVVCNTDLMIQKEAMQLIRNGLLTVISQLASFCERYKALPTLGYTHYQPAQPTTVGKRNTLYLQDVLLDLKSLDRFVTDMAARGAKGTVGTQATFLELFQGDHDKVRKLDELVARKLGFTGTLPVTGQTYSRKLDIKLIEVLAGIGATAHKFAVDLRLLSNLKVQEEPFAEKQTGSSAMAYKRNPMRSERMTGLARKLMGLCADFYATYANQWFERTLDDSAIRRMDIPQAFLLTDAILKLFVNISANMVVYPNQINKHLEAELPFMTTEKILMEAVARGCSRQEMHEIIKEHSVAAGYVVKQEARDNDLLERLAADDRIPLNRSELDRLTGDYAQFTGRAARQTEEYLQEHVYPLLAQNKDSLVMIDAELSV, from the coding sequence ATGTACACTGTCTATCAAGAACCGTTGGTAAGTCGTTATACCAGTCGTGAAATGCAGTATCTCTTTTCCGAGGAAAAGAAATTCACCACTTGGAGGAAGTGTTGGTTGGCCCTTGCCGAAGCCCAGTATGAACTTGGCCTGACCGATCTCATTTCAGTCGAAATGCTCGATGAGATGCGTGCCAACCTCGACAATATCGATTACCGATTAGCCCAAGAAAAAGAACGAGAGATACGCCACGATGTTATGGCTCACGTTTTTGAGTTCGGTACCAAATGCCCCCGAGCCGAAGGCATCATCCATCTTGGCGCAACCTCCCAGTTTGTCGTCTGCAATACCGATCTGATGATTCAGAAAGAGGCCATGCAGCTGATCAGAAACGGTTTGCTTACCGTTATCTCACAGCTCGCTTCCTTCTGTGAGCGTTACAAGGCCCTGCCGACCCTTGGTTACACCCATTATCAACCGGCTCAACCGACGACCGTTGGCAAGCGTAATACCTTGTACCTGCAAGACGTGCTGCTGGATCTGAAATCTTTGGATCGATTCGTAACCGACATGGCCGCCCGGGGAGCCAAGGGTACCGTCGGCACCCAGGCGACATTTTTAGAATTATTTCAAGGTGATCATGACAAGGTCCGGAAGCTTGACGAACTGGTTGCCCGAAAACTTGGCTTTACCGGCACCCTGCCGGTCACCGGACAGACCTATAGCCGCAAACTTGACATCAAACTGATCGAGGTACTGGCCGGGATCGGCGCCACGGCACACAAATTTGCCGTGGATTTGAGACTCCTGTCCAATCTGAAAGTTCAGGAAGAGCCATTTGCCGAAAAGCAGACGGGCTCTTCGGCCATGGCCTACAAGAGAAACCCCATGCGGTCGGAACGGATGACCGGTCTGGCGCGGAAGTTGATGGGCTTATGTGCTGATTTTTATGCGACTTACGCCAATCAGTGGTTCGAGCGGACTTTGGATGATTCAGCCATTCGCCGGATGGACATCCCGCAGGCCTTTCTGTTGACTGACGCTATATTAAAGTTGTTTGTGAACATTTCAGCTAATATGGTTGTTTATCCGAATCAAATAAATAAACATCTCGAAGCTGAATTGCCCTTCATGACCACCGAGAAAATCCTGATGGAGGCGGTGGCCAGAGGATGTAGTCGTCAAGAAATGCATGAAATCATAAAAGAACACTCGGTTGCCGCCGGTTACGTCGTCAAGCAGGAAGCACGGGACAATGACCTCCTGGAACGACTGGCCGCCGATGACCGTATCCCCCTCAACCGCAGTGAGCTCGACCGGTTAACCGGTGACTATGCACAATTCACCGGCCGTGCCGCCAGACAGACGGAAGAATATCTTCAGGAGCATGTCTACCCGTTATTGGCGCAGAACAAAGACTCCCTGGTGATGATCGATGCCGAATTGTCGGTGTGA
- a CDS encoding DUF4911 domain-containing protein, with amino-acid sequence MQDQSSARLVETFYRIEPQQFHYLKFILEGYDNLGVLSAVSARAGVVRIRCCRESLAELMELMRSLAPNIKRRQLT; translated from the coding sequence ATGCAGGATCAATCGTCAGCTCGTCTGGTAGAGACCTTTTATCGAATCGAGCCCCAACAATTCCACTATCTGAAATTCATTCTCGAAGGATATGACAACCTTGGCGTTCTCTCCGCCGTCTCTGCTCGCGCCGGCGTCGTCAGAATCAGATGTTGTCGCGAGTCGCTGGCCGAGCTTATGGAGCTTATGAGAAGCCTCGCTCCCAATATCAAAAGGCGCCAGTTGACCTGA
- the miaB gene encoding tRNA (N6-isopentenyl adenosine(37)-C2)-methylthiotransferase MiaB gives MEKKTVWIKTFGCQMNIRDSEIMSQKLAEQGYRACASLEEASLIVINTCSVRAKAEQKLFSLLGSLRAAKQANPSLRICVAGCVAQQEGKNIVERMPHVDLVIGTQQIYDLPEVLARAGTVQVRTELSETYHIPRYLQDPGSLSPAPEAEETALFSRYVTIMQGCNNFCTYCVVPFTRGREVSRRAADIIDEVTRLVGTGVREIILLGQNVNSYGRENPVCEDGAPYPFSRLLRDVAGIEGLRRLRFTTSHPKDLSDDLISCFAELDNLCPQFHLPVQSGSDAILRKMNRKYTRADYLDKVDRLRAARPDLALTTDIIVGFPGETDADFQATMELLERVRYHGSFSFKYSDRPNTAASSYTDKCSEEIKSERLRIFQRRQDEISLERNREYLDRIVDVLLESVQDDGAMGRAPTNHIVHLEKRPDASPGSFIRVRVTGAGQHSLKGVPLGS, from the coding sequence ATGGAAAAAAAGACCGTTTGGATCAAAACCTTCGGGTGTCAGATGAACATCCGCGACAGCGAGATCATGTCTCAGAAGCTGGCGGAACAGGGATATCGTGCCTGCGCTTCCCTAGAAGAGGCCTCGCTGATCGTAATCAACACCTGCTCGGTGCGGGCCAAGGCCGAACAAAAACTGTTCTCTCTGCTCGGCTCACTGCGCGCCGCCAAACAGGCCAACCCCTCTTTGCGTATCTGCGTAGCCGGTTGTGTAGCCCAACAGGAAGGCAAAAACATCGTCGAGCGTATGCCCCATGTGGATCTGGTGATCGGTACCCAACAGATTTACGACCTGCCGGAGGTGCTGGCCCGAGCAGGAACCGTTCAGGTGCGAACCGAACTCTCGGAAACCTACCACATCCCCCGTTACCTGCAGGATCCGGGAAGCCTCTCCCCTGCTCCGGAAGCTGAGGAAACAGCCCTTTTCAGCAGATATGTGACCATCATGCAGGGGTGCAACAACTTCTGCACCTATTGTGTCGTGCCCTTTACCCGGGGGCGAGAGGTGTCGAGGCGGGCCGCCGATATCATCGACGAGGTCACCCGGTTGGTCGGTACCGGGGTCCGGGAAATCATCCTGTTGGGCCAGAATGTCAATTCCTACGGCAGGGAAAACCCAGTCTGTGAGGACGGCGCCCCCTACCCGTTTTCCCGGTTACTGCGTGATGTGGCCGGTATTGAGGGACTGCGTCGCTTGCGTTTCACCACCTCGCATCCGAAAGACCTGTCTGATGACCTGATCAGCTGCTTTGCCGAGCTAGACAACCTCTGTCCGCAGTTTCATCTGCCGGTACAATCGGGTTCCGATGCCATACTACGGAAAATGAACCGAAAATATACGCGGGCCGACTACCTGGACAAGGTCGACCGATTACGTGCCGCCCGGCCTGATCTGGCCTTGACGACCGATATCATTGTCGGCTTTCCCGGGGAGACCGATGCAGATTTTCAGGCTACCATGGAACTCTTGGAGCGGGTTCGCTATCATGGTTCTTTTTCCTTCAAGTATTCGGATCGACCGAACACAGCGGCATCAAGCTATACCGACAAATGCAGCGAGGAGATCAAGAGTGAGCGCCTGCGGATCTTCCAGCGGCGGCAGGATGAGATCAGTCTGGAACGAAATCGGGAATACCTGGACCGCATCGTCGACGTGTTGCTCGAGAGCGTTCAGGATGACGGGGCCATGGGCCGGGCGCCGACGAACCATATCGTTCATCTGGAGAAGCGGCCGGACGCCAGCCCCGGTTCGTTCATCAGGGTTCGAGTGACCGGCGCCGGACAACACAGCCTCAAGGGGGTGCCGCTCGGCAGCTGA
- a CDS encoding DNA topoisomerase IV subunit A, translating to MNQQIGKLHRLFDSNFLEYTSYVIKERAIPAIEDGLKPVQRRILQTLFNMEDGRFHKVANVVGETMKLHPHGDASIFSALVNLANKGYLIDRQGNFGNIYTGDQASAARYIECRLSPLAKEVMFNKELTEFVESYDGRMYEPVTLPAKIPLLLLQGADGIAVGMATRILPHNFQELLKAQIALLRGESFELFPDFQQKGLIDITDYHSGNGRVRCRARIAETNEKTITITEIPYGTTTTSLIESIEKAAKSGKIKILSINDYTAENVEIEIKLPRGIYAEDTIKALYAFSDCELSLNTNLTLIKGSFPQVSTVDEVLRFNTEKLVSDLTKELENELQKLKERLQARLLEQIFIEERLYKQIEEKTSYEAVLTTVEESLLPFASELLRPVTREDVERLLEIKIKRISRHDIERHAREIREIRSDIKVVETHLTDVVKYTIDYLGKLLTKYGSEYPRQTEITTFSEVEVRKVALSNLTVGYQRHSGFFGHQVKAGDDPGDISFVCSEYDRLLLIFRTGTYKVIPVPDKLFVGEELEYAGVIEEDTVFNVIYREGSENHAYVKRFTTPKFILDKEYRLFPEHPRSRIMLLLTGADQHARVSFVPSRRAKSNVTDIHFDEYLIKGPAAIGKRVSNRVVRRAVETTEKNAVKQPQALELPGLAEEPDKAVRLEDDQDRHQANEEESND from the coding sequence ATGAACCAACAGATAGGAAAACTGCACCGGTTGTTCGACAGCAACTTTCTCGAATACACCTCGTACGTCATTAAAGAGCGCGCCATACCGGCCATCGAAGACGGTCTGAAACCGGTGCAGAGGCGCATCCTGCAAACGCTTTTCAACATGGAGGACGGGCGTTTTCACAAAGTCGCCAACGTGGTTGGCGAGACCATGAAACTGCACCCGCACGGCGACGCGTCGATCTTTTCCGCCCTGGTCAATCTGGCCAACAAGGGGTACCTCATCGATCGACAGGGGAACTTCGGCAACATCTATACCGGCGACCAGGCCTCGGCGGCACGCTATATCGAATGCCGCCTGTCACCGCTGGCCAAGGAGGTCATGTTCAACAAGGAACTGACCGAATTCGTCGAATCGTACGATGGCAGGATGTATGAGCCGGTGACCCTGCCGGCCAAGATCCCCCTGCTTCTGCTCCAGGGGGCCGACGGTATCGCCGTCGGCATGGCCACCAGGATTCTGCCACACAATTTCCAGGAACTGCTCAAGGCGCAGATCGCTTTACTGCGAGGGGAATCGTTCGAACTGTTCCCTGATTTCCAGCAAAAGGGACTGATTGACATCACCGACTACCACAGCGGCAACGGTCGGGTGCGCTGTCGGGCCCGGATCGCCGAGACCAACGAGAAGACCATCACCATCACCGAAATCCCGTACGGAACAACCACCACCTCACTGATCGAATCCATTGAAAAGGCGGCGAAATCCGGGAAGATCAAGATCCTTTCGATCAACGACTATACCGCCGAGAATGTGGAGATCGAGATCAAACTGCCGCGCGGCATCTATGCCGAGGACACCATCAAGGCGCTCTACGCCTTCAGCGATTGTGAGTTGTCTCTCAATACCAACCTGACCCTGATCAAAGGCTCGTTTCCCCAGGTCAGTACGGTGGATGAGGTGCTGCGGTTCAATACGGAAAAGCTGGTCAGCGATCTGACCAAAGAGCTGGAGAATGAGCTGCAGAAGCTCAAGGAACGGCTGCAGGCGCGTCTGTTGGAACAAATTTTTATCGAAGAGCGACTGTATAAGCAGATCGAGGAAAAAACGAGCTACGAGGCGGTGCTGACCACCGTCGAGGAATCGCTGCTGCCCTTTGCCTCAGAACTGCTGCGTCCGGTCACCCGAGAGGATGTCGAGCGGCTGCTGGAGATCAAGATCAAACGCATCTCCCGCCACGACATCGAGCGGCACGCCCGGGAAATCCGAGAAATCAGGAGCGATATCAAGGTGGTGGAGACCCACCTCACCGACGTGGTAAAATACACCATCGACTACCTTGGCAAACTACTGACCAAATACGGTTCCGAATACCCCCGTCAAACCGAGATCACCACGTTTTCCGAGGTGGAGGTGCGCAAGGTGGCTCTGTCCAATCTGACGGTCGGGTACCAGCGACACAGCGGTTTTTTCGGTCATCAGGTCAAGGCCGGTGACGACCCGGGCGATATCTCGTTTGTCTGTTCGGAGTATGACCGGCTCCTGCTGATCTTCCGCACGGGCACCTACAAGGTCATTCCGGTACCGGACAAGCTCTTTGTCGGGGAAGAACTCGAATACGCGGGGGTCATCGAGGAAGATACGGTGTTCAATGTCATCTATCGGGAAGGTTCGGAAAACCATGCCTATGTCAAGCGCTTCACCACCCCGAAATTTATCCTGGACAAGGAGTACCGGCTCTTTCCCGAACACCCCCGTTCACGGATCATGCTGCTGCTCACCGGGGCCGATCAGCACGCTCGGGTCAGCTTCGTGCCTTCTCGGCGGGCCAAGAGCAACGTGACCGACATTCATTTCGACGAGTATCTGATCAAGGGACCGGCAGCTATCGGTAAACGGGTATCGAACCGCGTGGTCAGGCGGGCCGTTGAAACGACCGAAAAAAATGCCGTGAAACAGCCCCAGGCGCTTGAATTACCAGGGCTGGCGGAAGAGCCCGACAAGGCCGTCCGGTTGGAGGATGATCAGGATCGTCACCAAGCCAACGAAGAAGAAAGCAACGACTGA
- a CDS encoding DNA topoisomerase IV subunit B, producing MTTSSHLYDESKIKTLSSLEHIRKRPGMYIGRLGDGSHPDDGIYILLKEVIDNAVDEFIMGAGKRIDVQIDETGLTRVRDYGRGIPLGKVVECVSVINTGAKYNTDVFQFSVGLNGVGTKAVNALSEQFRVTSYRDGSYAAALFHRGILVERDQGESGEKNGTAVEFLPDRELFPDFIYDVTYIDRRLWRYVYLNAGLKIHFNKTIYHSANGLLDLLTKELNDSNLYQPIYYKDQTLEFAFSHTDAYGDSYYSFVNGTYTSEGGTHLSAFREGILKGINEFSGKKFMNKDVRDGIVGTLAIKIRDPIFESQTKNKLGNTDIRSWIANCVKDAVSSELYKNSETAEQLLDKIIRNEKVRKELQIVRTEARAKAKKVAIKIPQLKDCKYHPSKDKPSKPGYENMVFITEGQSAAGSIVSSRDPMRQAVFSLRGKPMNVLGQRLNLLYKNEEMYSLMQALNIEDSIADLRYDKVIIATDADVDGLHIRNLLMTFFLHYFEPLVKLGHIHILETPIYRVRNRDETIYCYSEKEKEAALRKLQGRGKAKKAAETTRFKGLGEISPKEFGQFIGDDIRLRNVTIDSISEIAQVLSFYMGKNTPERKQYIMEHLI from the coding sequence ATGACGACATCTTCTCATTTGTACGACGAAAGCAAGATAAAAACCCTGAGTTCTCTGGAGCATATCCGAAAACGCCCCGGCATGTATATCGGCCGACTCGGCGACGGCTCTCACCCCGACGACGGCATCTATATCCTGCTCAAGGAGGTGATCGACAACGCGGTCGACGAATTCATCATGGGCGCCGGCAAACGGATCGACGTACAGATCGACGAGACCGGCCTGACCAGGGTCAGGGATTACGGACGCGGTATCCCCCTGGGAAAGGTCGTGGAATGCGTATCGGTGATCAATACCGGCGCCAAATACAACACCGACGTCTTCCAGTTCTCCGTCGGCCTGAACGGGGTCGGCACCAAGGCGGTCAACGCTCTGTCCGAACAATTCCGCGTCACCTCCTATCGTGACGGTTCCTATGCCGCCGCGCTTTTTCACCGCGGCATTCTGGTGGAACGCGACCAGGGCGAGAGCGGCGAGAAAAACGGTACGGCCGTGGAATTTCTGCCGGATCGCGAACTTTTTCCCGATTTCATCTACGACGTCACCTACATCGACCGCCGCCTCTGGCGCTATGTCTATCTCAATGCCGGTCTGAAAATTCATTTCAACAAGACCATTTATCACTCGGCCAACGGCCTGCTCGATCTGTTGACCAAAGAGCTCAACGACTCCAATCTTTACCAGCCCATTTATTACAAGGACCAGACCCTGGAGTTCGCCTTTTCTCACACCGACGCCTACGGCGACTCCTACTACAGCTTCGTCAACGGCACCTACACCAGCGAGGGTGGGACCCACTTGTCGGCCTTCCGGGAAGGAATCCTGAAGGGCATCAACGAATTTTCCGGCAAAAAATTCATGAACAAGGACGTGCGGGACGGCATCGTCGGCACCCTGGCCATCAAGATCCGCGATCCGATTTTTGAATCCCAGACGAAGAACAAGCTGGGCAACACCGACATCCGCTCATGGATCGCCAACTGCGTCAAGGACGCCGTATCTAGCGAATTATACAAGAACAGTGAGACCGCCGAGCAGCTTCTGGACAAAATCATCCGCAACGAGAAGGTGCGCAAGGAACTGCAGATCGTCCGCACCGAAGCACGGGCCAAGGCGAAAAAGGTCGCCATCAAGATCCCGCAACTCAAGGATTGCAAATACCACCCCTCCAAAGACAAGCCGTCCAAACCTGGTTACGAGAACATGGTCTTCATCACCGAGGGCCAGTCGGCAGCCGGCTCCATTGTCTCCTCGCGGGATCCCATGCGACAAGCGGTGTTCTCGCTGCGCGGCAAACCGATGAACGTCCTCGGGCAGCGACTCAATCTGCTCTACAAGAACGAGGAGATGTACTCGCTGATGCAGGCCCTCAATATCGAGGATTCCATTGCCGACCTGCGCTACGACAAGGTCATCATCGCCACCGATGCCGACGTCGACGGCCTGCATATCCGCAACCTGCTGATGACCTTTTTCCTCCATTATTTCGAACCGCTGGTCAAACTCGGCCATATCCATATCCTGGAAACACCCATCTACCGGGTCCGTAACCGGGATGAGACCATCTACTGCTATTCGGAGAAGGAAAAGGAGGCGGCCCTGCGCAAGCTGCAGGGCCGCGGCAAGGCCAAAAAAGCGGCAGAAACAACCCGCTTTAAAGGACTTGGCGAGATCAGCCCGAAAGAATTCGGCCAATTCATCGGGGACGACATCCGTCTGCGCAACGTTACCATCGACAGTATCAGCGAAATTGCCCAGGTGTTGTCCTTCTACATGGGCAAAAACACCCCGGAGCGCAAGCAGTACATCATGGAACACCTGATATGA
- the cutA gene encoding divalent-cation tolerance protein CutA, producing the protein MIPIVVSTTCATAEEAQTIATDLLQRRLVACVQIAGPLTSSYWWQERITTEDEYLLVMKSVRSLFDRLADRIATIHPYEVPEIIATEVVRSNDAYRTWLINQLDTSGHGQQ; encoded by the coding sequence ATGATCCCCATCGTTGTCTCCACCACCTGCGCGACGGCAGAAGAAGCACAAACGATCGCCACCGACCTGCTGCAGCGGCGTCTGGTCGCCTGTGTCCAGATAGCAGGCCCACTCACCAGTTCCTACTGGTGGCAGGAGCGTATAACCACTGAGGATGAGTATCTTCTCGTCATGAAAAGCGTTCGCTCCCTGTTTGACCGGCTGGCGGATCGGATCGCCACCATTCACCCCTATGAGGTCCCGGAAATAATCGCCACCGAGGTGGTCCGCAGCAACGATGCATACCGCACCTGGCTGATTAACCAATTGGACACGAGTGGTCATGGACAACAATAA
- a CDS encoding type III pantothenate kinase, which yields MFFVLDIGNTHTVAGLYEQERLTRQWRIKTDAAMTADEIAITYHNLLSLAGVDLAKIEGVALSSVVPQLDGAYIACCRDMFGGSRQPRLFTIDHETVADMITIRLDNPAEVGADRLVNSIAALELCEGSAIVIDFGTAITFDCVSERGEYLGGLILPGMNISLAALAQKTAKLPQIDITTPPKQLIGTSTVAAMKSGMLYGYGAMIEGLIGSLVQEMKELGFTTITVFATGGMARVVRPFTSSIERYEPNLTLDGLALIYHRLRTL from the coding sequence ATGTTTTTTGTTCTGGATATCGGCAATACCCATACCGTTGCCGGCCTGTATGAACAGGAGCGTCTGACGCGCCAATGGCGAATCAAGACCGATGCGGCGATGACCGCCGATGAGATTGCCATCACCTATCATAACCTCCTTTCCTTGGCTGGCGTTGATCTTGCGAAAATCGAGGGGGTGGCTCTGTCCAGCGTTGTACCGCAGCTGGATGGGGCTTACATTGCCTGTTGCCGTGACATGTTCGGCGGCTCGCGGCAACCGCGGTTATTCACCATCGATCATGAGACCGTGGCCGATATGATCACCATCCGGCTCGACAACCCCGCCGAGGTCGGCGCCGACCGTCTGGTCAACAGTATCGCCGCGTTGGAGTTGTGCGAGGGGTCTGCCATTGTCATCGATTTCGGCACCGCCATCACTTTCGATTGTGTCTCCGAGCGCGGGGAATATCTCGGCGGCCTGATTCTTCCCGGGATGAACATCTCGCTGGCCGCCCTGGCACAGAAGACGGCGAAATTACCCCAGATCGACATTACCACCCCGCCGAAGCAGCTTATCGGGACCAGTACCGTTGCAGCCATGAAGAGCGGGATGCTTTATGGGTACGGGGCGATGATCGAAGGGTTGATCGGCAGCCTCGTCCAGGAGATGAAAGAACTCGGTTTCACTACGATAACGGTATTTGCCACCGGCGGCATGGCCAGGGTCGTTCGACCATTCACGTCGTCCATCGAGCGCTACGAACCCAACCTCACCTTGGACGGCCTGGCCTTGATCTATCATCGTTTGAGGACCCTATGA
- a CDS encoding S66 peptidase family protein → MKLLNQPLPPALVPGDQVAVIAPAGNLVDYDRYRTGCSILRDMGFVLAEERLSWPGNGYLADTDGGRVAEFNRVWADPRIKAVIALRGGYGCARLLEHLDFALLARQPKILVGFSDISLLLNTIFLRTGLICLHGPVVTTLPLSNHASLERLYQCLIGNWHRSLEEDIEVVRGGPDAAGPLLGGNLTSLASLMGTPWAPDCSGAVLFLEDVNEPPYRLDRALTQLAQCGVLGRTAGIILGEFTDDRDQDPLERERRQEFVWTRVSELTREEGVPIWGNFPVGHGRRNLTLPIGETAVMDSSRCRLHLSGRRPGQPYGH, encoded by the coding sequence ATGAAGCTGCTGAACCAACCTCTGCCACCTGCCCTGGTCCCTGGAGATCAGGTGGCCGTCATTGCCCCGGCGGGAAACCTGGTGGATTACGACCGCTATCGGACCGGTTGCTCGATTCTCAGAGACATGGGATTTGTGCTCGCGGAAGAGCGTCTCTCATGGCCCGGAAACGGCTACCTGGCCGATACCGATGGTGGGCGGGTGGCGGAATTCAACCGGGTCTGGGCGGATCCCCGGATCAAGGCGGTCATCGCCCTGCGCGGCGGGTACGGCTGCGCCCGACTGCTGGAACACCTCGATTTTGCGCTGCTGGCCCGGCAACCGAAAATCCTCGTCGGTTTTTCCGATATCTCTCTGCTCCTTAATACCATTTTCCTGCGTACCGGGCTGATCTGTCTGCACGGCCCGGTGGTCACCACCCTCCCCTTGTCCAATCACGCGTCACTGGAGCGTCTGTATCAATGCCTGATCGGTAATTGGCACCGATCGCTGGAAGAAGACATCGAAGTCGTACGCGGCGGTCCGGATGCGGCCGGGCCGCTGCTTGGCGGTAATCTGACCAGTCTGGCCAGCCTGATGGGTACCCCGTGGGCCCCCGATTGCAGCGGCGCAGTCCTCTTCCTCGAAGATGTCAACGAACCGCCCTATCGTCTCGATCGTGCCTTGACGCAACTGGCCCAATGCGGCGTTCTTGGACGAACGGCTGGTATCATCCTCGGCGAGTTCACCGACGATCGAGATCAGGACCCGCTGGAGAGGGAACGCCGTCAGGAGTTCGTCTGGACGCGGGTTTCCGAGTTGACCCGCGAGGAAGGGGTACCTATCTGGGGAAATTTCCCGGTGGGGCACGGCCGCCGGAACCTGACGCTGCCGATCGGGGAAACGGCGGTCATGGACAGCTCCCGTTGTCGGCTGCACTTGAGCGGACGCCGACCGGGACAGCCATATGGCCATTGA